Part of the Xenopus laevis strain J_2021 chromosome 2S, Xenopus_laevis_v10.1, whole genome shotgun sequence genome is shown below.
GGAGACTATATAATACTTTATTCAGCAACGTTTCTGGGGTCTTTACCACCTGTAGCGGCCTTTTAGATGCCCCCCCTGCTTACCTTTCTGAGCGCTGGAGCAGGTTAATGGAggccgcatcactagtgcagaggaCGCAATTGCTCTATCTGCTCTGGAAGAGACGAAATTCcgataaaaatctgaattttggctcTTTAAATTATTAGGAGTGACTTGTTGCCACCTGCAGCCTGCTGCCTCAGACAAGCTTCTAAACTGGCATCATGGCAGCAGTCCCCTGACTATATTATACATGTTACAGTCATAGCTGGGAGGCGACTGTATGAAATTATCTCCCAAAAGGCAACTGTAtgggcagatacattagatacattagatagtttgaAGAAAGGactggatgcctttttagcaaggaAGCACAGGGTTATTGATATTaaacagagggtggttgttaatgggacattctctacttggagtaaggttctgagtggggtccctcagggctcagtattgggtccacttttatttaacttgttcattaatgacttaggggagggtgttgtaagtaatgtatcagtgtttgcagatgacacaaaactatcagcccaattaattccatccagggtgtggcacttgcaacaggatcttgactaactggcaatctggacagctaagtggcaaatgagattcaatgttgataaatgtaaagtcctgcacctggaatgtaacaatatccacttatacccttaatgggactgcactaggcaaatccataatggagacggagcttggagtccttgtagataataaacttgtctgtagcaagcaatgccagtcagcagcatcaagggcaaataaggtcttgacttgtattaaatggggcagagagtcacgggaggagggggtcccactgtatagagcactggtaaggccccatctagaatatgccctacagttttggtctccatcactcaaacaggacattattgtattagagaggggacagagaagggcaactaagctggtaaagggaaaatcttagctatgaggaaagactggccaaattggggatgttggagaagaggcgcttaaggggtgatatgataacaatGTATAAAAAGTAGGGAATTAGTACAGAACCATTATTCCTGTAAGGGCTcaggcacagagcctgtgtctgtgtgctgtaagtggttacctagcaaccagctgttcagtgatctcagtgcagcaggaagtgacagagcagctagtgagtggcaggcaggaagaggaagtcacagatatTGGCAGAAAGAACCACGcggtggacagagagagagaccagagagacttcaccaaaagcattcatttgtatcagactggcacagggaagcctcatactgtgcctggatggacagagagtgtgaaatgaatccagactggaggaacaaccagcaggagattcctatctgagcctccaaaggggctggtagtctcactgtatgtctgactgtgctggaTTCACCTGAAGAGAcctctaaagtatccaaagagaATTTGGAGTGAGTatcatgtttaaagggacagtacccagtctctcccaataccactgcggcgTGGCTCAGGTTtatcccgtgccatcaggtaagtacCACACGTGGAGTCTAACatcgacaaaggggtgtcgaaagggttacaaatatataaggggatcatataataatctctctaatgctttatttatcagtaggtctttccagctgacacaaggtcacccattccgattagaagaaaagaggttccgcctaaatattgggaaggggtttgttacagtgagagctgtgaagatgtggaattgtcaccctgaatcagtggtacagactgatatattagataggtataaggaagggtcggatgctttattcaccagtatctcctcccagcagacaggagggagccaatgagattagaggagggaaaggggtgttacagggagagctgggaagtgaatcaggagtacaggctgatacattagataggtataagaaggggttggatggtgtttagcaagtgagggaatacagggatatgggagatagctcatagtacaagttgatccagggactggtcccattgccattatggtgtcaggaaggaatttttccccctctgaggcaaattggagaggcttcagatgggttttttcgccttcctctggatcaacttatagttaggcaggttatatatatacttaaggttgaacttgatgaacgtgtgccttttttcaaccaaacttactatgttaatgtCCTTGGTACAATGTTGATTAATGGACTGAACCAATTGCCCTTTTAAAGTCAGAACACAATGTTTCCCTTCTCTAAAGCAAACAGGAGATGGTTCTATATGGGGGTCTCTTTCTGTTTCTGATTAAATTAGCGTCAGACGAGATGGATAAAAGGTTGTGACATTTTTCATGGTTGTCTTCtatgtaagtgtgtatataactATGCCGTGTAATTCTTCCTTTACCAAAACAAGTCTTAAAATgcttattttgcacttttttttttaaacgcacaAATACATCGGGACAAACGGCATCTGCCAGTAATGCTGATTATGGTTTATTGTCATTAATTGTGCCTTAGGGCCCCTGACCCTCCTGAGAACACACAGAGAGGTTCATGAAGGTATTTATAGGGCACCCACATGCACTGGATTTGTCTTTAACCTAAATTTCGCATGAAACATTAAAGAGGCTACTAAGCAAAGAATGAGTCTGCAATGCACTGATAAAGCAGGAATCCAATATAGTGAAGCTCTTTGGGTTGCACTGAGCCACAGAGGGGACAGGATCAAACAAAACATGGAGAATGTGTTCAACACCAGCACCAGTTTTATCCTCCTTGGCATTGAGGAGATGGAACATTATAAATATCTGTACTGTGGCTTTGCGCTTGTCACCTACCTACTCATATTGCTGTTTAGCTCCCTGATCATCTCTGTGGTTCTGCTGGAAGAAAGCCTCCATGAGCCCATGTACACTCTCATAGCCAACCTCATGCTAAATGGGATATTTGGGGCTTCATGCTTCCTCCCAAAGTTAATACTGGACTTGTTCTTATCATCCAAAGTGATCTCAAGAGCCGCCTGTTTCATTCAGTCCTTCTCTGTGACCCTTTTTGCCTTATGTGAGATCTCCACATTCACCATCATGGCGTACGACACCTATTTAGCCGTGTGCCACCCATTACGCTATCCCACCCTGATGACCAATAAAACTGCTCTGAAACTTATTGCAGGATTTCTGATCTTCAATATCACCTGTTTATTGATTAGCAATCTGCTGTCTGCCAGGCTCCCTCTGTGCGGCTCTCACATTAACAACTACATTTGTGATAACTTGTCCATCTTTATCCTGTCCTGCGTCGATAACTCAATCAATAAGTTATATTCGGCCACAGTGTTTGCAATTGATATCTCGGCCACTGTTTTAGTCATTGCCTATTCCTATGTGCGGATACTTCACATCTGCTTTAAGATCTCCAAGAGCGCCAGTAAGAAAGCCATTCACACCCTGGTGACCCACTTCTCCAACTTTTCCATTTTCTTGGtgggatttttattcttatttattcgaTACACACTCAAGAACATTAACCTGCCTCTGATTTTCCACGTTCTGCTCTCTATAACCGGCTCAACCATTCCTCTTCTTTTCAACCCCCTCATATATGGAATAAGGACAAAAGCGCTGAAAATTAAAGTGATTTCCcactttcagaaaataattcgGGAAATATGAATATTTCCAATCATAACACGTGTATCCGACCATTACTTCCGCTCTTTACCAAGGTTTTTTGGTGCTGAATAACAAATGTTGCATAAAGGATTTGGGCAAAATACATCTAATAAATCTGCTAGTAaaaaagcccccctataagatatattggatgtaactgtcaattattatctgacacccaactgctgcatgaagagagaatgaagagaaacagatgctgagagagggataatgaagataaatttgattatttaaaaaatgatgccgaatatttaattgattatatttagaaagtttcttatatcagtatgatgaatattatattaaatttttatgttCATGATAGTTCCCGTTTAAGGTTAGGACTTCGCGGACGATTTCCACAGGCGTCACAtggatgtgacagaaataagatgagtaatggaaatgtcggatgaagtcgcagcgttgatccggcgCGATACAACTATCGGATACAGACGCTGCacctgcatctgacagttgtgtcacgttggatcaacgctgcgacttcatccgacatttccattacttaccttatttctgttgcattggATGTGACGCCTGCCTTTTTGCgtagcgcgtcggatcgcgcagAAATCAtctgtgaagtcctaccctaaaatTTCAGATTGTGCTATAATATAGTTCGGCTtaatcaaaaataatttgcattattcTGCACATCCTAATATGTGTAAATGCCATGGTGTGACAGTCTAATAGTGCGTATATCTGCCCCTGTCCCTTTATTAGTAAAATGCCTTTTTATTGCCGGAGCATCAGCCAGAAAATTGCTTGAGCTTCCCTAATATGAATAGTTTTATTCTAGATAGGTGGGGAAGCAAGAACGGCAACTTCCAGGGGATGTGATATATGTAATCTCCAGCACCTCCATGAGCTGAGTGCAacatgttaaagtgatactgacactaacatttttcttttcaaaatattaatctacattaacagttacctataggtcatatttttcactgatagttctgcttttgtaagtaattgtaagtaatagttcctaaacctgactgttttgcccagggcatcagggggggacagggggggcaagtgtcccgggcccgggcttgaaggggggcctggcagtgctgcacttttcgaagagccgggccccccttgacagctccgAAGCCGTGCCGCTCgattgaagtcccgaacagccgaatgcggaagtgccgaacagacgaagtcctgaagccgcggaaagaaccgaagtcacgaaaacagctataattgaagtcctgaagccacgagttcaattctactaacaccaatgtgggtttttttgtttttgtttaatcccctggccaccaatgttttattttaatactctataggcccctgccaatttttaataaaaaattttttatggggccccatttttttttaacttgtaaggggccctggcgccaaggatttttagaaaatattcttggggccccaatttttaacttgtaaggtgggccctggcaacaatgtttttgtacaaaaaacttttatgggggccctggtcaccaattattgtttttttaacttgtagagggggcCCTTGcgccaaagtttttaaaaaatatattttctgcggccccaatttttttttaacttgtaagggggccttggcgccaaggtttttttttttaaaaaaaaatattctttggagccccaaattttttaacttgtaaggtgggccctggcaccaatgtttttgtaaaaaaaaacttttatgggggacctggcgccaatgttttttttttaacttataggggggccctggtcaccaattattttttttaacttgtaggggggccctgaccaccaatttttttaaaaaaaaaacaaaaaaacttttatggagggccctggcaccaccgtttttttttacttataagggggccctgaccatcaatagctttttctaacttgtgtgtgggggggggggttaccctttttagtgctgatgtctgtatggtcttttaactgttgtgtggagtgggcgggatctggggtggggtctGGGTGGGCGGGGCctagggtgggcggggcccaggggcccccaaaaattttgttgtacagggccctgtgatttctaatggtggccctggttttgccaacctgactgtcccttctcaatctgtcagttagagattctaatgctaatgggctcctgctgcacaaatatggccgccccctcatacaggaacatgagcgttagaaagataatgtaaaagcaaaaggcaaatacttttatggcaaaattataaatagcattcaaagataatgttatgatagacattaaaaaaaggttatattctggtgtcagtatctctttaagtgatATTACTTGCAGGAAAGGAgataaaaacaggtatgggacctgttacccagaatactcaggatctggggttttccagataaggactatttccttaatttggatcttcaaactttaaagctggccatagacaccaGGACATAGTCGTAGaaattaaagttttctttttttggaccatgtgtggatcgtcctgacatttttcgtaccatggagatcggtcgtttagtggatgggacaggttagaagatgtcggctactgataatatcCCTGTATGTATTGCCTGACGATATCActgggtgactgtcacttctatctGTCAGAAATAACTATGATTGCTGTCAAgattcttttactactttatttcatcggAATGTTTAGTGGCAGGTCGAAAGATTGTTTGTTGGATACAGGGGTAAAATCTGCACTTCTGGGGTgattttaagggtcagggcacataggcagattcagggagattagttgccggacgacaaatcgcctcttatgAAAGTGCACTCGTTATGCTCATTAAAAGCTTTAGAACAGGGATTTCGGGGTGTTCTacacttggttttttttttgccttataaaagaaaacctaattctaagcaactttacataCCTTACACATTGTGAATGGTTTTTAATtacatgtatatgtattgctttaagcagtatttgtctgtcccATTCTATTTTCTGCACTGGAGGTTCAGACTGCTGATACAATGTAAAGTTGGCCAATGAAAAGTGgacaaatttaaaggggtgggtcacctttaggATAacgtttagaatgttatagaatggctaatgttaaccagcttttcaattggtcttcattatatctTTTGTATCGTTTttgtaaatgatttgccttcttctttttttttttttcaattgggggtcactgaccccatctaaaagacaaaagCTCTGTTAAGCTACacatgtatcgttattgctacattttatttacttatctttctattcattttttgTCGTGGCGACTTTTTTACCCAAATGCATTAACATCAATGGGCGCTTTTTCTTGTCTCTGTAACTTTTTGCCTCAGTTTTCTCGAAATATTTTGCAGATG
Proteins encoded:
- the LOC121400374 gene encoding olfactory receptor 56A4-like, whose translation is MSLQCTDKAGIQYSEALWVALSHRGDRIKQNMENVFNTSTSFILLGIEEMEHYKYLYCGFALVTYLLILLFSSLIISVVLLEESLHEPMYTLIANLMLNGIFGASCFLPKLILDLFLSSKVISRAACFIQSFSVTLFALCEISTFTIMAYDTYLAVCHPLRYPTLMTNKTALKLIAGFLIFNITCLLISNLLSARLPLCGSHINNYICDNLSIFILSCVDNSINKLYSATVFAIDISATVLVIAYSYVRILHICFKISKSASKKAIHTLVTHFSNFSIFLVGFLFLFIRYTLKNINLPLIFHVLLSITGSTIPLLFNPLIYGIRTKALKIKVISHFQKIIREI